Proteins encoded within one genomic window of Humulus lupulus chromosome 1, drHumLupu1.1, whole genome shotgun sequence:
- the LOC133818863 gene encoding uncharacterized protein LOC133818863, which yields MDLQAAGEARKLQLNELKEMRLFSYENAKLYKEKTKRLHDQKIQARVFEKGQKVLLFNLRLKLFPGKLKSRWSGPFTVVKVYSFGVVEVLEDQSGREFKVLTHQANGVLECGSGVVVLLCYSGAAIF from the exons ATGGATCTCCAAGCTGCTGGAGAAGCTCGTAAGTTGCAATTAAATGAGCTGAAAGAGATGAGGTTGTTCTCCTATGAAAATGCTAAGTTGTACAAGGAGAAAACTAAGAGGTTGCATGACCAGAAAATTCAAGCTCGAGTCTTTGAGAAGGGGCAGAAAGTGTTACTCTTCAACTTGCGCTTGAAGTTGTTTCCTGGTAAGTTGAAGTCCCGCTGGTCAGGCCCATTCACCGTGGTGAAAGTTTACTCCTTTGGAGTAGTTGAAGTTCTAGAAGACCAATCTGGAAGGGAATTTAAA GTGTTAACACATCAAGCAAATGGTGTTTTGGAA TGTGGTTCAGGTGTTGTTGTACTGCTTTGTTACTCTGGTGCTGCAATTTTCTAA